The Arcobacter arenosus genome has a window encoding:
- a CDS encoding GspE/PulE family protein translates to MSFENIDYEYLKSFDKKLLIDSLIIPIKKDGIYFYCYYCNESNIDLLTVSHIFRKKLINKQEILFFLNDIDTRIKLFDLSEKSKKSSENDLNYINSFFQILLEKSILNRTSDIHIESKENSLEIRFRIDGTLKVFYSFCKSFSKVLSSYIKMVSKLDITNFRTPMDGRFSFEVKDAKYDFRVSTMPIISGESIVIRILDNNTVEKDIEKLGFSSDILNAFNEIENLRQGLVLITGPTGSGKSTTLYSLLKKLSSSKKKVITIEDPVEYKLESIQQIEVNDEIELGYDTVLRNILRQDPDIILIGEIRDEISLNIALQASLTGHLVLASIHANNSFETINRLIDLKADRYLLANTLKYVISQRLVLNICQNCLKKGCQKCNFTGFLGRSSLGEVLKNDKNLSPYIIKNENIDEYLSKISFKSLLDDGKQKVKDGITTISEVYKVVEKV, encoded by the coding sequence ATGAGTTTTGAAAATATTGATTATGAATACCTAAAATCATTTGATAAAAAACTATTAATAGATAGTTTAATTATTCCCATAAAAAAAGATGGAATCTATTTTTATTGTTATTATTGCAATGAATCAAACATAGATTTATTGACAGTATCACACATATTTAGAAAAAAGTTAATAAACAAACAAGAGATTCTTTTTTTTCTAAATGATATAGATACGAGAATAAAACTATTTGATTTATCAGAAAAATCAAAGAAAAGTTCTGAAAATGATTTAAATTATATAAATTCTTTTTTTCAAATTCTTTTGGAAAAATCTATTTTAAACAGAACTAGTGATATACATATTGAAAGTAAAGAAAACTCCCTAGAGATTAGGTTTAGAATTGATGGTACATTAAAAGTTTTTTACTCTTTTTGTAAATCTTTTTCAAAGGTTTTAAGTTCATATATCAAAATGGTTTCCAAATTAGATATTACAAATTTTAGAACTCCTATGGATGGAAGGTTCTCCTTTGAAGTTAAAGATGCAAAATATGATTTCAGAGTTTCTACAATGCCGATTATTAGCGGAGAATCAATAGTAATTAGGATTTTAGATAATAATACAGTTGAAAAAGATATAGAAAAACTGGGGTTTTCCAGTGATATTCTTAATGCATTTAATGAAATTGAGAATCTAAGACAAGGATTAGTTTTAATAACAGGGCCTACAGGAAGTGGTAAAAGTACAACCTTATATTCATTGTTAAAAAAACTTTCCTCTTCAAAAAAGAAGGTTATCACAATAGAAGACCCTGTTGAATATAAGTTAGAATCGATACAACAAATTGAGGTTAATGATGAGATTGAATTAGGTTATGATACAGTCTTAAGGAATATTTTAAGGCAAGACCCTGATATTATTTTAATAGGGGAGATTAGAGATGAAATCTCATTAAACATTGCATTGCAAGCTTCTTTAACTGGCCATTTAGTATTAGCTTCAATTCATGCAAACAACTCTTTTGAAACAATTAATAGATTGATTGATTTAAAAGCTGATAGGTATCTTTTAGCAAATACTCTTAAATATGTAATTTCCCAAAGACTGGTTTTAAATATTTGTCAAAATTGTTTAAAAAAAGGTTGCCAAAAGTGTAATTTTACTGGATTTTTAGGGAGAAGCTCTTTAGGAGAAGTTTTAAAAAATGATAAAAATCTTTCACCTTATATTATAAAAAATGAAAATATTGATGAATATTTATCAAAAATTTCATTTAAATCTTTACTAGATGATGGAAAACAAAAAGTTAAAGATGGTATAACTACAATATCTGAGGTTTATAAAGTAGTTGAAAAAGTATAA
- the era gene encoding GTPase Era: MSKCGYVSVVGRPNAGKSSLLNWLVGEKIALVSHKANATRKRSNIIVMHKDDQIIFVDTPGLHETEKLLNQFMLDEALKAIGDCDLILFLAPVTDKLTHYENFLERNKKNTKHILLLTKIDNVGNNEVLEKIKEYEKHSDKYEAIIPVSIKKQTTHDDILDVVVKYLPEHPYLYDPEILTTEHMRDIFKEFIRESIFENISDEIPYETDVKINRVQEKKDIDVVNATIIVQKGTQKGMIVGKGGSAIKRIGKDARQKIERLTGRKCYLELFVSIKKGWTKDKKGLKELGYDVTF, encoded by the coding sequence ATGAGTAAGTGTGGTTATGTTTCAGTTGTAGGTCGACCTAATGCAGGTAAAAGTTCACTATTAAATTGGTTAGTTGGTGAAAAAATTGCTTTAGTTTCACATAAAGCAAATGCTACTAGAAAAAGATCTAATATAATCGTGATGCATAAAGATGATCAAATCATTTTTGTGGATACTCCTGGTTTACACGAAACAGAAAAGCTATTAAATCAATTTATGCTTGATGAGGCTTTAAAAGCAATTGGTGATTGTGATTTGATTTTATTTTTAGCTCCTGTAACTGATAAATTAACCCATTATGAAAATTTTTTAGAGAGAAATAAAAAAAATACAAAACATATTTTACTTTTAACAAAAATTGATAATGTTGGGAATAATGAAGTTTTAGAAAAAATAAAAGAGTATGAAAAACATTCAGACAAATACGAAGCTATTATCCCTGTATCAATAAAAAAACAAACTACTCACGATGATATTTTAGATGTTGTTGTAAAATATCTTCCTGAGCATCCTTATTTATATGACCCTGAAATTTTAACAACTGAACATATGAGAGATATTTTTAAAGAGTTTATTAGAGAATCGATTTTTGAGAATATTTCTGATGAAATACCATATGAAACAGATGTAAAAATAAATAGAGTTCAAGAGAAAAAAGATATTGATGTAGTTAATGCAACAATTATAGTTCAAAAAGGAACTCAAAAAGGTATGATTGTAGGAAAGGGTGGAAGTGCAATCAAAAGAATTGGTAAAGATGCAAGACAAAAAATAGAAAGACTAACAGGTAGAAAATGTTATTTAGAACTGTTTGTTTCTATTAAAAAAGGTTGGACAAAAGATAAAAAAGGTCTTAAAGAATTAGGATACGACGTAACTTTTTAA
- a CDS encoding YifB family Mg chelatase-like AAA ATPase codes for MKIIKSATLNEIEAKEVSVEATFTKGLPSFTIVGLATNSIQESKDRVKSSLLTNEYKFPPKKITINLAPSEIKKAGSHFDLPIALLVSLYEDKVNFDEYHIFGELSLNGDIKDSYSIFPIILSLVKQGKIKNVLVCEKSAKKISKIPNIKIYSVRNLLEAIDFFKGKEKDKYLYKKEKFEYEKINVNGKDFYFTNDYKLDFKDIRGQENAKKAALIAASGNHNIILEGSPGVGKSMLVKRLPFIMTPMSIDEILEIAKLQALQLKEPDFKPIRTIRSPHNTSTKASIVGGTNIGEISLANSGILFFDELPHFSSSIIEALREPLEDYSLLVSRANSKVLYETKFLFVAAMNPCPCGNLLSVSNNCRCNELEIKRYKNRLSEPFLDRIDLYVIMNDTSVDSKSTITSQEIRRQVLNAFKMQMLRGQKNLNGKLSDDEITKYCILDSETKEVLEKARINLNLSFRSINKILKVSRTIADLEECTNIQKRHLLESLSYRRR; via the coding sequence ATGAAAATTATAAAATCAGCAACATTAAATGAAATCGAAGCAAAAGAAGTAAGTGTTGAAGCAACATTTACAAAAGGATTACCTAGTTTTACAATTGTAGGATTAGCAACAAATAGTATACAAGAATCCAAGGATAGAGTAAAATCATCATTATTAACAAATGAGTATAAATTTCCACCTAAGAAAATCACCATAAATTTAGCACCTAGTGAGATTAAAAAAGCGGGTAGTCATTTTGATTTACCCATTGCATTATTAGTTTCATTATACGAAGATAAAGTTAATTTTGATGAGTATCACATTTTTGGAGAATTGTCATTAAATGGTGATATTAAAGATAGCTATTCAATTTTTCCCATAATATTATCTTTAGTAAAACAAGGGAAAATAAAAAATGTATTAGTTTGTGAAAAAAGTGCTAAAAAAATATCTAAAATTCCAAATATAAAAATATATAGTGTTAGAAACCTATTGGAAGCAATTGATTTTTTTAAAGGAAAAGAAAAAGATAAATATCTATATAAAAAAGAAAAATTTGAATATGAAAAAATAAATGTAAATGGTAAAGATTTTTATTTCACAAATGATTATAAGTTGGATTTTAAAGATATTAGAGGTCAAGAAAATGCAAAAAAAGCTGCCCTTATTGCAGCATCTGGAAATCATAACATAATTTTAGAAGGAAGTCCTGGTGTTGGAAAATCGATGCTTGTAAAAAGATTACCTTTTATAATGACACCTATGAGTATTGATGAGATTTTAGAAATAGCAAAATTACAAGCTTTACAATTAAAAGAACCAGATTTTAAACCAATTAGGACAATAAGAAGTCCTCATAATACTTCAACAAAAGCTTCTATTGTAGGAGGAACAAACATAGGAGAGATAAGTTTGGCAAATTCTGGAATTTTATTTTTTGATGAGTTACCCCATTTTAGTTCCTCTATAATTGAAGCATTAAGGGAGCCTTTAGAAGATTATTCTTTATTGGTAAGTCGTGCAAATTCGAAGGTTTTATATGAAACGAAATTTTTATTTGTAGCAGCAATGAACCCATGTCCATGTGGAAATTTACTTTCTGTTTCAAATAATTGTAGATGTAATGAACTTGAAATTAAAAGATACAAAAATCGTTTAAGTGAACCTTTTTTAGACAGAATTGACTTGTATGTAATTATGAATGATACAAGTGTAGACTCAAAATCTACAATAACTTCCCAAGAGATAAGAAGACAAGTATTAAATGCTTTTAAAATGCAAATGTTAAGAGGGCAGAAAAATTTAAATGGGAAACTAAGTGATGATGAGATTACAAAATATTGTATTTTAGATTCTGAAACAAAGGAAGTTTTAGAAAAAGCAAGGATAAATTTGAATTTATCTTTTAGAAGTATAAATAAAATATTAAAAGTTAGCCGTACAATAGCAGATTTGGAAGAGTGTACAAATATACAAAAAAGACATTTACTAGAATCTCTTTCATACAGAAGAAGATAA
- a CDS encoding sensor histidine kinase — MLKNDALAKTKLVYFIVFLSLAFWAVFAFFTMHQLISSQEIYAKIINISGKQRMLSQKTTLMAKRTFETNNQDFLNHTLELIKGMKEDHDFIINNLTSQKMIKIYFDKPYLLDKKVKEYFFIFDSFLKERTKSNLQKVEEYSYQLLPELNTAVYKFEEESNQKTIELKKRQLIILFGTLLTLFLEAFLIVIPSIRINEQKEKELQEINNNLENRVKDVIKNLREKDKIINEQSKMIFMREILNNISHQWRQPLSIITTAVTGIKLKKEYKQLEEKDLDDYLNVVLENSSYLSKTIDNFRSFFENKDEMTTYKFSSLIDKIEELLKEELEENKISFVLDIQELNYYGNETRLLNSILHILNNAIDVLKNKEDQRIIFISIYKNENFHIKIKDNGGGIQEEIIDRIFEPYFTTKHKSLGKGMDLYIVKESIEKILKGYIKVTNEHYTYKGKDQVGALFEIILPSNQ, encoded by the coding sequence ATGTTAAAAAATGATGCTTTAGCTAAAACAAAACTTGTTTATTTCATTGTTTTTTTATCCCTAGCCTTTTGGGCTGTATTTGCTTTTTTTACAATGCATCAACTAATTAGTTCCCAAGAGATTTATGCAAAGATAATCAATATTAGTGGGAAACAAAGAATGTTATCTCAAAAAACTACACTGATGGCAAAAAGAACTTTTGAAACAAATAATCAAGATTTTTTAAACCATACCTTAGAATTAATCAAAGGAATGAAAGAGGATCATGATTTTATAATTAATAATTTAACTTCTCAAAAGATGATAAAAATATATTTTGATAAACCCTATTTACTTGATAAAAAAGTTAAAGAGTATTTTTTTATATTTGATAGTTTCTTAAAAGAAAGGACTAAATCGAATCTTCAAAAAGTTGAAGAATATTCTTATCAATTATTACCAGAACTAAATACTGCTGTTTATAAATTTGAAGAGGAGAGTAATCAAAAAACAATTGAACTAAAAAAAAGGCAATTAATAATACTTTTTGGAACATTATTAACCCTATTTTTAGAAGCTTTTTTAATTGTAATTCCTTCAATAAGAATAAATGAACAAAAGGAAAAAGAGTTACAAGAGATAAACAATAACTTAGAAAATAGAGTAAAAGATGTAATAAAGAACTTAAGAGAAAAAGACAAAATAATAAATGAACAATCAAAAATGATTTTTATGAGAGAGATTTTAAATAATATTTCACACCAATGGAGACAACCCTTATCTATAATTACCACTGCAGTTACTGGCATAAAACTAAAAAAAGAGTATAAACAACTAGAGGAAAAAGATTTAGATGATTATTTAAATGTAGTATTAGAAAATAGTTCCTATTTATCAAAAACAATTGACAATTTTAGAAGTTTCTTTGAAAATAAAGATGAGATGACAACATATAAATTTTCATCTTTAATAGACAAAATAGAAGAACTTTTAAAAGAGGAGTTGGAAGAAAATAAAATCAGCTTTGTTTTAGATATCCAAGAGCTAAATTATTATGGTAATGAAACAAGATTACTAAACTCTATACTTCATATTTTAAACAATGCAATTGATGTTTTAAAAAACAAAGAAGATCAAAGAATTATTTTTATAAGTATATATAAAAATGAAAATTTTCATATAAAAATTAAAGATAATGGTGGTGGAATACAAGAAGAGATTATAGATAGGATATTTGAACCATATTTTACTACTAAACACAAATCCTTAGGAAAAGGTATGGATTTATATATTGTAAAAGAATCCATAGAAAAAATCTTAAAAGGTTATATAAAAGTCACAAATGAACACTATACTTATAAAGGGAAAGATCAAGTAGGTGCTTTATTTGAAATAATTTTACCTTCAAATCAATAA
- a CDS encoding manganese efflux pump MntP family protein, with protein MIELIILSVALSMDAFAVALGLGAKQITINKSLALKVGLLFGFFQGFMPLIGYFAGIGLSSFIEVIDHWVAFILLALIGGKMVYESFGEPVEEEIAIITNKVLLLLAIATSIDAMAAGFTLTLMSTTIITSVLIIGLTTFIFSYGGVIIGSKGGAFLESKAELLGGIVLIGIGLKILIQHTLLS; from the coding sequence ATGATAGAACTTATTATTCTTTCTGTTGCATTAAGTATGGATGCTTTTGCGGTAGCTCTTGGATTAGGAGCTAAACAAATAACTATAAATAAATCATTAGCTTTAAAAGTTGGATTATTATTTGGTTTTTTTCAGGGATTTATGCCTCTTATAGGTTATTTTGCAGGTATAGGACTTTCTAGTTTTATTGAAGTTATTGACCACTGGGTAGCTTTTATACTACTTGCACTTATTGGTGGTAAAATGGTATATGAGAGTTTTGGGGAACCTGTGGAAGAGGAAATTGCAATCATTACAAATAAAGTTCTTCTATTATTAGCAATAGCTACAAGTATTGATGCAATGGCAGCTGGTTTTACATTAACATTAATGTCAACTACTATAATTACTTCAGTTTTAATTATTGGATTAACTACATTTATTTTTAGTTATGGTGGGGTTATAATTGGTTCAAAAGGTGGAGCATTTTTAGAGAGCAAAGCTGAATTATTGGGTGGTATTGTATTAATAGGTATCGGTTTAAAAATACTAATTCAACATACATTGTTAAGTTGA
- the def gene encoding peptide deformylase, translated as MIREVLTYPNKLLRTKSKDVEKFDEELHTLLDDMYETMIDQNGVGLAAIQVGIPLNVLIINLPNEEDIQDKEDLIEAINPVITHKDGVQIFVEGCLSVPGFNEEVKRAQHIIVEYYNRDGQKQTMECEDFLAVAWQHEMEHLAGHLFIENLSIIKRKKFEKEWKKKLKGK; from the coding sequence ATGATTAGAGAAGTATTAACATATCCAAATAAATTATTAAGAACAAAGTCTAAAGATGTGGAGAAGTTCGATGAAGAACTTCACACTCTTTTAGATGACATGTATGAAACAATGATTGATCAAAATGGTGTAGGACTTGCTGCAATTCAAGTTGGTATCCCTTTAAATGTATTAATCATTAATCTTCCAAATGAGGAAGATATTCAAGATAAAGAGGATTTAATTGAAGCAATTAATCCTGTAATTACTCACAAAGATGGTGTTCAAATTTTTGTAGAGGGGTGTCTTAGTGTACCTGGATTTAATGAAGAGGTTAAAAGAGCACAACATATAATAGTTGAATACTATAATAGAGATGGACAAAAGCAAACTATGGAGTGTGAAGACTTTTTAGCTGTTGCTTGGCAACATGAGATGGAGCATCTAGCTGGACATCTTTTTATTGAAAACCTTTCTATAATCAAAAGAAAAAAATTTGAAAAAGAATGGAAAAAGAAGTTAAAGGGTAAATAA
- the clpP gene encoding ATP-dependent Clp endopeptidase proteolytic subunit ClpP, translating into MSYIPYVVEKSGRGERSYDIYSRLLKDRIIMLSGEVNDQVASSIVAQLLFLEAEDPDKDIYLYINSPGGVITSGMSIYDTMNYIKPDVCTICIGQAASMGAFLLSSGVKGKRYSLPHSRVMIHQPLGGAQGQATDIQIQAKEIQRMKDTLNEILAAQTGQPLEVIEKDTDRDNFMSADEACKYGLIDEVITSHK; encoded by the coding sequence ATGAGTTATATACCATACGTAGTTGAAAAAAGTGGAAGAGGTGAAAGAAGTTATGATATTTATTCTAGACTTCTAAAAGATAGAATTATTATGTTAAGTGGTGAGGTAAATGACCAAGTTGCTTCATCTATTGTTGCTCAGCTTTTATTTTTAGAAGCTGAAGACCCAGATAAAGATATCTATCTATATATCAACTCTCCAGGTGGAGTAATTACAAGTGGTATGTCAATTTATGATACGATGAATTATATTAAACCTGATGTTTGTACAATTTGTATTGGGCAAGCTGCATCTATGGGTGCATTTTTATTATCTTCTGGAGTTAAAGGTAAAAGATACTCTTTACCTCACTCTAGAGTAATGATTCACCAACCATTAGGTGGAGCTCAAGGACAAGCTACAGATATCCAAATTCAAGCTAAAGAGATTCAAAGAATGAAAGATACATTAAATGAAATCTTAGCAGCACAAACAGGACAACCTTTAGAAGTTATTGAAAAAGATACTGATAGAGATAATTTTATGAGTGCTGATGAAGCTTGTAAATATGGTTTAATTGATGAGGTTATCACAAGCCATAAGTAA
- the tig gene encoding trigger factor produces MEFNAKRVDDANAVITSTISTETVEQNIDKVAKQAAKTMDIQGFRKGKVPVSVVKQRYADKLREDAEGEAVRAILGDALKELEIANEDLVGEPQFAKFDKKEDGSIEIEIKVACKPNVDLGDYKSLVPAVELKEIEDKDVEERLNELAAQSAPLEKIKRKRMVREGDFAVIDFEGFVDGVAFAGGKGEQYPLEIGSGSFIPGFEEQIVGMKYEEQKDVTVTFPAEYQSKDLAGKEAVFKVTLHEIQEKVPAEINDEFAAKFLPGYDGEANVDALKEKIKEQMVAEQKGTYYRNELKPAYLDTLVNELNFSLPATVVDQEINFALNNKVRSMSEDEIKELQEDASKVETIRDELKEDAEKSVKATFIVDALAKAEGVEVNDQEVTQVIYYEAMQMGQNPQDVLKQYQEAGYLPAIKMSMIEDKVITKLLDEKLGN; encoded by the coding sequence ATGGAATTTAACGCAAAAAGAGTTGATGACGCGAATGCTGTTATTACTTCAACAATTTCTACAGAAACTGTAGAGCAAAATATTGATAAAGTAGCTAAGCAAGCTGCAAAAACAATGGATATCCAAGGATTTAGAAAAGGTAAAGTTCCTGTATCTGTTGTAAAACAAAGATATGCTGACAAATTAAGAGAAGATGCTGAAGGTGAAGCAGTTAGAGCAATCTTAGGTGACGCTTTAAAAGAGTTAGAAATCGCTAATGAAGATTTAGTAGGTGAGCCACAATTTGCTAAATTTGACAAAAAAGAAGATGGTTCAATTGAGATTGAAATTAAAGTTGCTTGTAAGCCAAATGTTGATTTAGGTGATTATAAATCTTTAGTTCCTGCAGTTGAATTAAAAGAGATTGAAGATAAAGATGTTGAGGAAAGATTAAACGAGTTAGCTGCTCAATCTGCTCCATTAGAAAAAATCAAAAGAAAAAGAATGGTTAGAGAAGGTGACTTCGCAGTAATCGATTTCGAAGGATTTGTTGATGGTGTTGCATTTGCAGGTGGAAAAGGTGAACAATATCCATTAGAGATTGGTTCAGGTTCATTTATCCCTGGATTTGAAGAACAAATCGTTGGTATGAAATATGAAGAGCAAAAAGATGTTACTGTTACTTTCCCTGCTGAATACCAATCAAAAGATTTAGCTGGAAAAGAAGCTGTATTTAAAGTAACTTTACATGAAATTCAAGAAAAAGTACCTGCAGAAATTAATGATGAGTTTGCTGCTAAATTTTTACCAGGATATGACGGTGAAGCAAATGTAGATGCTTTAAAAGAAAAAATTAAAGAGCAAATGGTAGCTGAGCAAAAAGGTACTTATTATAGAAATGAGTTAAAACCAGCTTACCTTGATACTTTAGTAAATGAATTAAATTTCTCATTACCTGCAACTGTAGTTGACCAAGAGATTAACTTTGCACTTAATAACAAAGTTAGATCTATGTCAGAAGATGAGATTAAAGAATTACAAGAAGATGCATCAAAAGTAGAAACAATCAGAGATGAATTAAAAGAAGATGCTGAAAAATCTGTAAAAGCAACTTTCATTGTTGATGCATTAGCAAAAGCTGAAGGTGTAGAGGTAAATGATCAAGAAGTTACTCAAGTAATTTACTATGAGGCAATGCAAATGGGTCAAAATCCACAAGATGTATTAAAACAATACCAAGAAGCTGGATATTTACCTGCTATTAAAATGTCTATGATTGAAGATAAAGTAATTACAAAATTATTAGACGAAAAATTAGGAAACTAA